Genomic window (Aminivibrio pyruvatiphilus):
GAATGAATCCCGAGGAGACCCGGAGTCTCGCCGTACTCGTCTCCGAGGTCCGGGAGAAATTCAGCGTAACCATCCTGCTCATAGAGCACCATATGGACCTGGTGATGAACATCTGCTCACCCATCGTGGTGATGAACTTCGGTGCCCTCCTCGCCGCGGGAACGCCGGACGAGGTCCGGGCGAACCCCGACGTGGTGGCGGCGTACCTCGGGAAAGGAAAGAAGAGCCATGACCGTACTGCGGGTTGACAGCCTCCACGTCCATTACGGCACCATCCATGCCGTCCAGGGGATCTCCTTCTCCCTCGAGGAGCGGGAGATCGTGTCCATCGTCGGCTCCAACGGGGCCGGAAAATCCACCGTCATGTGGACCCTTGCGGGTGTGGCGGAACGGTCCGGAGGGACCGTGGACCTTTTCGGCAAGCCTCTTCCTTCGAAGCCCCACGAGGTGGTTGCCCGGGGGCTGGCCCTCGTGCCGGAAAGGCGACGTCTCTTCTCTGCCCTCACCGTGGAGGAAAACCTGGTCATGGGGGCGTACCGCAGAAAGAAGGACGAAGGAATTGCCGAGGACCTGGAACGGTGCTTCCGCCTCTTTCCTATCCTGAAGCAGCGTCTGAAGCAGCGTTCCGGCACCCTTTCGGGGGGGGAGCAGCAGATGCTGGCCATCTCCCGGGCCCTCATGGGGAGCCCCAGGATCCTCCTTCTGGACGAGCCTTCCCTCGGCCTGGCACCAATCGTGGTGGACACCCTCATGGAGACCATTCTGCAGATCCGGGATGCGGGGATGACGGTGCTGCTCGTGGAGCAGAACGCCACCCAGGCGCTGGAAATCAGCGACAGGGGGTACATCCTCGAAGCGGGGCGGTTCATCAAGAGCGGCAGCGGTCCGGAACTCGCCGGAGATCCGGAGATCATCAGGGCCTACCTCGGGGGCTGAACGAAAGCTGAACGTAAAAAAACGCCGCCGGGGATCACTCCCGGCGGCGCAGTCTATTCCTGAAATCCTCCGGCCCCTTCCCGAAAAGGGCCGAAAATCCTTCTCCATCCCCTTTTTCCCTTGTCCGGAATTTTTTCAGCAGTTCTTCGAAACGGCGGACCTCTCCTTCAGAACAGCCCCAGGCCCGTGCTCTTTCCGCCGGGGAAGGGCGCCGTTTCCGGAAGGGCGCGAGGTATCCCATGGGCTCCGCCTGTATGGCTATTCCCAGTTCGTGCTCCAGCTCGGTGATCCGGAGGAGCCGCAGGTACATATCCTCAGGCAGGTCGGAAAATCCGTAGAGGAGGGGGGTGGAAAAGGAAGAAAATCCTCTTTCCGCGAAAGCGGTGACTGCCTGTTCATATATGTCCCGCTCCCCCGAAAAGTCCCAGGCGATCCTGATGGGATCCAGGGGAAGGGAGGCGAGGATGTCGGCCCGCCGGTTTCCCTCCGGGCCTGCGAAGAGGGCAGGCTCGAATCCCTGGGAGAAGTCCGCGGTTGTGCCCCTTCCCTTCACAAAGCCTTCGGCGGCCATATCCCCGGCAATTTTTTCCAGGAAAGGGGACATGGCCACGTTGTTGTCCAGGAGCACCAGCCCGTTTCTCTCCCCCAGGGACTGCCTGCAGTTGTCGAGCTGTTCCTTCAGCGGAAGGTACTCCACGCACCGGGGGTCCACTTCCCGGACGGAGCAGAAGGCGCATTTTCCCGAGCAGCCCCTCGTGGCCGACGCGATCCATGCATGCTCCAGCACCGGGTAGTCTTTCGGGGAAGTAAGAAGGGAGTAGTCCGGCAGCAGGGTGTCGATGTCGCCCCCTTGGAGGCCGATTTTTTCCGCCGAGTCAACGATTCCCGGGACGGGGCGGCACGGGGCGGCTGCACCGAGGTCCCTGCCAAGAAGAGACGCCAGGGGGCCGCCGGCGAAAAGGTCCCGCCGGGGGTCCGCCACGGAACCTCCGTAGAACCTGAGAGTACGCACCACGGTGTTCCACTGGAAAGTAAAGAGGCTCGCCGTGTAGATCCTGTCCCAGGTTTTCTCAGCCGCCGGGGCCGACAGCCCCCGGACGAAGGTGACGGCGTCCCCCCGCTCCCGGTGGAACCGTCCGATCTTCAGAAGGCCCACGGGGGGGTAGGATGCCCGGTAGGGCGGATCGACGAGCAGGACGTTCATAGGCGCGGTCAGTTCCCCGTCAGAGTGTCCCTTACGGAGGACAGGCTGCCCATGATCCTCTCCGCCACGTCAGGCCGGTTCATGGTGTAGAGGTGGATTCCTTCCGCCCCCCAGGAGAGCAGGTCGATGATCTGCTCCGTGGCGTAGGCGATGCCCGCCTCGGCCAGGGCGGTGGGGGAGTGCTCGTACCGGGACATGATCCTGGCGAACTTCGGCGGTATGGACGCGCCGCAGAGGGACACGATCCTGCCGATCTGCCTGGTGTTGAGCACGGGCATGATCCCTGCGAGGACCGGAACCGCGATTCCGGCGGCCCGCACGTTCTCCATGAAACGGAAAAACGTTTCATTGTCGAAGAAGAGCTGGGTGATGAGGAAATCCGCACCGGCGTCGGTTTTCTCCCTGAGGTGCCGGAGATCCTCCTCCGGGGAGGCGCATTCCGGGTGCCCCTCAGGGTAGGCCGCCGCCCCGATGGAAAAGTCCCTGAAATGGCCTTTCCTGACGTGCCGGATCAGGTCGGCGGCGTAGCGGAAGGGGCTGTCCGCCCTTTCCTCGCCCGGTCTCGGGTCGCCCCGGAGGGCGAGGATATTGCTGACTCCTTCCTGCTCCAGTTTTTCCATGACCCCCTCGATCTCGGAAGGGGCGGAACCCATGCATGTCAGGTGCGCCAGGGAGGTGAGGCCCCACCGGTTCTGCACGGCGGAGGCGATCTCGCCGGTCCTTTCCCTGCTGCTCCCGCCGGCGCCGTAAGTGACGCTGATGAAATCGGGGGACAGTTTCCTGAGGGCGGCGATGGTGTCGAAGATGGTTTCCAGGGGCGTCTCCGGTTTCGGCGGGAAAATCTCGAAGGAGACGGCCGGGCGGGTCCGCCCGAGGATATCCCGGATAAACATGTCCTTCATTCCTCCTTTCCGTTCTGTCCGCCGAGGAGAGACTCCACGAGGCGGACCGTGCTCACCGCATCGGGGGCGAAACCGTGGGCCCCGATGGAATCGGCGAAGGAAGCGCTCACGGATGCCCCGCCCACCAGGACGAAGACCCGGGGGAGGCGGTGCCGTATCTCCGAAACGGCTGCCGCCATGGTCCTCATGGTGGACGTCATGAGGGCGGACAGGCCGATGACGTCGTACCGCCCCTTTTCCGCCTCCTCCAGAAGGACGGAGCAGGGAACGTCCTTCCCGAGGTCGGTCACCAGGTAGCCGTGGCTTCTGAGGATGGTGCCCACCACGTTCTTTCCCAGGTCGTGCAGGTCTCCCTCCACGGTGGCGAGGAGTATCCGCCCCCGTGGCTCGCCCCCGGAGGCCGCGAGAAGCTCCATGGCCCTGTCGCAGACCGACCGGGCCGCCTCTGCCGAGGAGATGAGCTGGGGAAGGAAAAACTCCCCCCGGTCGTATTTTTCGCCCACCGCCTCGAGAGCAGGGATGACCCCATCGTTCACCACGGAAAGAGGCGAGGCTCCCCCGTCGAGAAGGTGTCCCGCCAGGCTGCCGGCCCGCAGGGCGTCTCCTTCGAGAATGGCGGAGCCCATGTCCCGGTAGGGGCCTTCAGGAAGGAGGGCGGCCTCCTTTTGTTCCGGTGATCGGGGAGTGTCCGCCGCCGGCCCCGGGGACGGGCGGGAAGAGAGAAAGCCCTGGGCGCCTGCGATAAAGCGGCTTCCCCTGGAATCCCTCCCGGAAAGCAGCTCGGAAGCGGCGAGGGTCTCCATCATCCACGGGTCCAGGGGGTTCAGAATCGCCGAATCGAGGCCGGACGAGACTGCCATGGCGAGGAATGTCCTGTTCAGCAGGGCCCGGGCCGGCATGCCGTGGGAGATGTTGCTCACTCCGAGCATGGAGGTTATCCCCTCGTCCCGAAGAAAGGAGAGCACCTCCAGCGTAGCGGCGGGGGCGTTCATGTCGGCCCCTGCCGCGAGGGTCAGGCCGTCCACGATGAGGGCGTTCCGGGGAAAGCCGAGGGAGTCCGCCGCGGCGAGAATGCTTCTGATGACGTCGATCCGCTCTTCCGCCCTTTCGGGAAGGCCGTTCCCGTCAATGGGCAGGACCGCTGCGGCTGCCCCATGGAGTTTCGCCAGGGCAAGCCCCGGGTACAGGGAATCATCCCTGGCCGTGAAGGAATTGATCAGGGGGATGCCAGTGACGGCGCACAGGCCGGATTCGAGCACCGAACGGGAGTCGCTGTCTATGGAGAGAGGAAGGTCCGACGACTGTTCCGCGGCGGCGACGGCGGCCTTCATGGCCGCTTCCTGGTCGATGGTTGGAAGACCCACGTTGACGTCGAGCACCATCGCTCCGGCTGCGGTCTGGTTCCGTGCTTCCTCCCGGAGCGTTCGCCATTCCCCCCTGGCGATTTCGTCCCTGAGGGGGGATTTCCGGGAGACGTTGATCCGCTCCCCGACCACGAGGAAGGGATGTCCCTTCCCGGCGAGGACGAGCCTGCTCCTGCTCGCCAGGGGAGTACCCCGCGCGGGGGTGCTCCGGACGGGAAGAAGATCTGCAAGGGCCCCCGTCAGGCCGGCAATATGCTCCGGCGTGGTTCCGCAGCATCCTCCGACCACTCTGGCCCCGGCCCCGGCCAGTTGTTGTCCCAGGGCGGCGAAGCGCTCCGGGGAAATGTAGTCCCCGTCTCCGGGAAGGCCGGCGTTGGCGTAAACGAACACGGGCAGCCCCCCATGGGAGGCGAGTTCCCGGACCACGGGGATATAGGCTTCCGGACCAACTCCGCAGTTGGCTCCTACTCCGGAAGCCCCGGCAAGGCAGGCCCAGTTGGCTGCCACCTCGGGGGGAGTCCCCGTGACGGTGCGCCCCAGGCGGTCGAAGGTGAAGCTCACCACGAAGGCCATGCCGGGAGCGGCATCCTTCACCGCCAGCACGGCAGCCTTCGCTTCGCGGAGGTCGAGCATGGTCTCGATGAGGAAGAAATCCGCCCCTCCTTCGGCCAGGCCTTCCGCCTGGAACCTGAAGGCCTTCCGGGCTTCTTCGAAGGTCAGTTTTCCGAAGGGAGCGAGCAGTTCCCCCAGGGGCCCCATGGAGCCGGCGACAAGCCCACCGGATCCGGCCGCGGAGCGGGCCAGGGCGGCCGCCCGTGCGTTGATTTCCTTCGCCCGAGCGCCAAGCCCCCGTGCCGCGAGCTTGACGGGGCTGCCGCCGAAGGTGTTGGTTTCGAGAATGTCCGCCCCGGTGGACCGGTAGGACGCATGGATGGATTCCACGATTTCCGGACTGCCGAGGTTCATTTCCTCCGGCAGAGCGGGGGGATTCCAGCCCTTTTCCGCGAGCAGGGTTCCCATGCCTCCGTCGAGGATGAGTATCCTTTTCCCGTTTTCCATATACCGGAGCAGTTCCCTGGGGTTCATGACATTTCCTCCTTTAGACCCGTGTAAATACATCAATATAGCAGAAAACGGCGGTTGTATCATGGAGTAAAATTTGGTAGCGTAGAATAAAGTAGCGGGCAAGTCTTATTGACTATCATCCGGGGGAGATAACCGTGATTCCATTTACGAAAATGCAGGGCAACGGCAACGATTTCATTGTGCTTGACAACATGTCGGGGCAGTATACGGCGGAATTCCTGTCGAAGGCGGCTGTTGCTTTCTGCAGAAGGCGCCAGTCCCTCGGCGCCGACGGCGTGCTTGTCGCGGAAACCTCTTCGGACGCGGACTTTACCATGCGCCTTTTCAATGCCGACGGCAGCGAAGGGGAAATGTGCGGTAACGGTGCCCGGTGCATCGCCCGGTATGCCTTCGAAAAGAACATCGCCGGAAGAACGCAGCGTTTTTCAACCCTTGCGGGCATTATGGAGGCCGAAGTGGATTCTCCCTTCGTCGATCTCCGGATGGGAACTGTCTCCCTGAACGGAGGGTGGTTCAACCGGCCTCTCACCGTGGCCGGAGAGACGTTTCCGGCCTCTTTTCTCCGGGTGGGCGTTCCCCATGCCGTCCTGTTCTGTGAAGCTGAACCGCCCAGGGAGCGCATGGTCCAGGTGGGAAGGGAGCTTCGCCACGACAGGAACCTCTTCCCCGACGGCGCGAACGTGAATTTCGTCTTCGGGGACGGTGAGGCGACCATACGGTCCGTCACCTATGAGAGAGGAGTGGAGGATCTCACCGATTCATGCGGGACAGGCTCCACCGCGTCAGCAATCTGCCGGCTCCTCCGGAACGGCCGTCCGTCCCGTCCCGGCGCCGTAGTGGACGTGATCAACCCCGGAGGGGTGAACACGGTGACCCTCTCCTTCGGACAGGATGGAATGACTGTGGAAGCATCCCTGAAAGGACGGACCGTCATCGTGGCCGAAGGCTTTCTAACGGAGGAATCAGAATAAAATAATGTTATAATCAGAATGGAAAACATCGTGCGAAGAAATTTCGCACTCGGCCGCCCTTCCGGGCGGGAGAAAAGGAGGTCCTGATGCCATGGGAAAGAAAAAGATGATAGGGCTGTTTCTGGTGGTCGGCCTGGCGGGGCTTGCGCTCATAGGAGCCAGCGTGGATTTCGCCGGGGACCTTGTGGTCCGGGAAGCGGGAAAGGCAGTAAAGGACATGCTCGGCGCCGACCTGACCGTGGACGGCATATCCGGCAACCCCATAAAGGGGTTCACCACCGGGAAGATCGGTCTCGTGAAGGATGGGAAGCCCCTTTTTTCCGCGGGCTTTCTCGAGGTGAAGCTGAATCTGATGTCACTGCTCTCGAAGTCCCCGAAGCTGAGCGTGGTCTCCGTGGGCGGAGTTACCACGGATGCCGACGCCCTGGCGGAGCAGATTTCCCGGCTCAGCTTCGAGGGCGGCGGCGGCGGGGAGATTCCGGTGGAGACGGTCCGCCTCGTGGACAGCACCGTGACGTCGAAATGGGCCAGGGCGGACATCACCAGCCTGGGACTCTCGTTCTCCGGCAAGGATATCGATGCTGATCTCGACCTTGCGGTCAACGGCGTTCCCGTCAAGGGAAAGACGGCCGTCCTGGTGGACGGGAGCACCGTGGACGTTAAATCCATGGCGCTGAACGTGGGGAAAGGATCCGTGTCCGCTTCGGGCAGGGTGTCTCCAAGTCTTGCCGTGAGCGGCACCCTGAAGGAGCTTGACCTGAAGGAGCTCATCGCCTTCTGGCCCGTGGTTCCCGCCGACGGCTTCGACGGCAGGGTGTCCCTCAGCTTCAGGGGCGACGGAGAATGGAATGCGCCGTCCCTCGGAGGCGATGTGGATTACAGCGGAAAATCCGTTCTGGGCTATCCCGTGGACAGCGTCCGGGCCAAGTGGGCTCTCGGCGCCGACAGGCTTTCCGTCACGGACCTTGACGCCCGTGTCCTCGCCATGCCCCTTTCGGGAGGCATGAGCCTCGGGTTCGCCCCCGGCAAGCCCCCGGTTCTCGACCTTGATCTCGCGGGAACGTCCATCAAGCTTGCGGAGCTGAAGAAGCTCTATCCGGACATGGGCGACGTTTCCGGAGAAATCGACAAGTTTACGGTGAAGCTCTCCGGTGCCGCGGATGCACTGAACGGCACTGTGGAGTTCAGCGCCCCCTCCCTCGGCGCCTTCGGCTACAGCGTCACCAACTCGGCAGCCCAGGTGAAGATCAATCCCAAGGCGGCAACGCTGAGCGCGAAGAGCAATTTTGAAGGGGCGCCCATTACGGCACAGGGAACGGTCACAGACTACATGACCTCCCCGAAGCTGAACATTTCGGGAAATCTCCGGTCCTTCAACCTGGCGAAGGCGGCAGCCCTTGTTCCTGAACTGAAAGACCTGGCCCTTGCCGGAACGATGAACGCCGACGTGACTGTCAAGGGTACAGCGGCCGTTCCCGAGATCACGGGAAAAGCGTGGAGCGAGAAGCTCACTGCCATGAAAGAGACGGTGGAGACGCCGGCGGTTTCTTTCGCCCTCAAGGGAAAAACGGTGAACATCACCGGGGCTTCGGCCAAGTGGAGAGGCTCCTCCCTTTCAGGCTCCGGAACGGTCGGTGCCGACGGGAAGCTGAATCTCAAGGCTTCTCTTGAGAATCTCCAGCCCGGCGCCATAGCACCTTTCTACCCGGATATCGCCCAGTACAAGATCAAGGGAGCTGTCACGGCGGGAGCGACGGTGACGGGGACGACAGCAGCCCCGAAGATCGACCTCTCCCTCACCTCCGGCTCGCTGGGCCTTCTTGACATGGCCACCTTCAAGAACCTGAAGGTCGGCACCACCCTTGCTGGAGACCTGAAGGCCATTGAAAAGGCCGATCTTGACCTCGACATCGCGGCCGCCAGCGCCGCCGTCCAGGGAGTCACCCTCTCCGATCTTGCGGTGAAACTGAAGAAAACGGGGCAGAAAATCTCCGTCACCTCCGCCTCGGTAAAAAGCGGCAAGGGCTCCATTACCGGCTCCGGAAGCGTCACCCTCGGGGCGAAGCCGGGCGAGGACGGAACCCTCGACCTTGCAGCGAAGATCGCCGGAGCGGATCTCGGCTTCCTTGCGGGCGCCGGCGGTCTTGATCTGCCCATCGGAGGAGCGGTGGACGGCACGGTCACGGTCAAGGGTCCCTTTTCCAATCCGGCCGTGACGGTCAAGGCATCCTCGCCGAAGGTCACTCTTTCGGGAATGGCT
Coding sequences:
- a CDS encoding homocysteine S-methyltransferase family protein gives rise to the protein MNPRELLRYMENGKRILILDGGMGTLLAEKGWNPPALPEEMNLGSPEIVESIHASYRSTGADILETNTFGGSPVKLAARGLGARAKEINARAAALARSAAGSGGLVAGSMGPLGELLAPFGKLTFEEARKAFRFQAEGLAEGGADFFLIETMLDLREAKAAVLAVKDAAPGMAFVVSFTFDRLGRTVTGTPPEVAANWACLAGASGVGANCGVGPEAYIPVVRELASHGGLPVFVYANAGLPGDGDYISPERFAALGQQLAGAGARVVGGCCGTTPEHIAGLTGALADLLPVRSTPARGTPLASRSRLVLAGKGHPFLVVGERINVSRKSPLRDEIARGEWRTLREEARNQTAAGAMVLDVNVGLPTIDQEAAMKAAVAAAEQSSDLPLSIDSDSRSVLESGLCAVTGIPLINSFTARDDSLYPGLALAKLHGAAAAVLPIDGNGLPERAEERIDVIRSILAAADSLGFPRNALIVDGLTLAAGADMNAPAATLEVLSFLRDEGITSMLGVSNISHGMPARALLNRTFLAMAVSSGLDSAILNPLDPWMMETLAASELLSGRDSRGSRFIAGAQGFLSSRPSPGPAADTPRSPEQKEAALLPEGPYRDMGSAILEGDALRAGSLAGHLLDGGASPLSVVNDGVIPALEAVGEKYDRGEFFLPQLISSAEAARSVCDRAMELLAASGGEPRGRILLATVEGDLHDLGKNVVGTILRSHGYLVTDLGKDVPCSVLLEEAEKGRYDVIGLSALMTSTMRTMAAAVSEIRHRLPRVFVLVGGASVSASFADSIGAHGFAPDAVSTVRLVESLLGGQNGKEE
- the dapF gene encoding diaminopimelate epimerase, encoding MIPFTKMQGNGNDFIVLDNMSGQYTAEFLSKAAVAFCRRRQSLGADGVLVAETSSDADFTMRLFNADGSEGEMCGNGARCIARYAFEKNIAGRTQRFSTLAGIMEAEVDSPFVDLRMGTVSLNGGWFNRPLTVAGETFPASFLRVGVPHAVLFCEAEPPRERMVQVGRELRHDRNLFPDGANVNFVFGDGEATIRSVTYERGVEDLTDSCGTGSTASAICRLLRNGRPSRPGAVVDVINPGGVNTVTLSFGQDGMTVEASLKGRTVIVAEGFLTEESE
- the metF gene encoding methylenetetrahydrofolate reductase [NAD(P)H]; this encodes MKDMFIRDILGRTRPAVSFEIFPPKPETPLETIFDTIAALRKLSPDFISVTYGAGGSSRERTGEIASAVQNRWGLTSLAHLTCMGSAPSEIEGVMEKLEQEGVSNILALRGDPRPGEERADSPFRYAADLIRHVRKGHFRDFSIGAAAYPEGHPECASPEEDLRHLREKTDAGADFLITQLFFDNETFFRFMENVRAAGIAVPVLAGIMPVLNTRQIGRIVSLCGASIPPKFARIMSRYEHSPTALAEAGIAYATEQIIDLLSWGAEGIHLYTMNRPDVAERIMGSLSSVRDTLTGN
- a CDS encoding ABC transporter ATP-binding protein; protein product: MTVLRVDSLHVHYGTIHAVQGISFSLEEREIVSIVGSNGAGKSTVMWTLAGVAERSGGTVDLFGKPLPSKPHEVVARGLALVPERRRLFSALTVEENLVMGAYRRKKDEGIAEDLERCFRLFPILKQRLKQRSGTLSGGEQQMLAISRALMGSPRILLLDEPSLGLAPIVVDTLMETILQIRDAGMTVLLVEQNATQALEISDRGYILEAGRFIKSGSGPELAGDPEIIRAYLGG